CACGTTCTTACAAGAGTTATAAAAGATTTAATTCCAAGATATAAGGTAATGAAGGGCTACAGAGTTTTAAGAAAAGCTGGTTGGGATACACATGGTCTTCCAGTAGAGCTTGAAATAGAAAAAAAACTAGGAATTTCAGGAAAAGAGGAAATAGAAAAGTTTGGTGTAGAAGAATTTATAAAAGAATGTAAAGATTCTGTATTTACATATTCTAGCATGTGGAAGGATATGTCTGAAAAGTTAGCATTTTGGGTAGATATGGAGAATCCATATGTTACTTATCATAATGATTACATAGAATCAGTATGGTGGGCATTAAAACAATTATGGGATAAAGAGCTTTTATATAAAGGTCATAAAGTTATACCATACTGCCCAAGATGTGGAACAGCACTTTCATCTCATGAAGTTGCACAAGGATATAAGGATGTAAAAGAAGCTACTGCATTTGTAAAATTCAAAGTAAAAGGAGAAGAAAATAAATACATACTTGCATGGACTACAACTCCTTGGACATTACCAAGCAATGTAGCGTTAGCTATTAACAAGAATTTTGATTATGTTGAAGTAAAAAATAATGATGAAATTTTAATTCTTGCAAAGGAATTAGTAAATAGTGTAATAGACGGAGAATATGAAATAATAAAAGAATTTAAAGGAGAAGATATATTAGGTCTTAAGTATGAACAATTGTTACCATTTTACACTCCAGAGGAAGAAGCATTTAAAGTAATTCATGGTGACTTTGTAACTTTATCTGATGGTACAGGTATAGTTCATACAGCACCTGCATATGGTGAAGATGATAATATTGTTTGTAAAAAATACGGCCTTCCTATGATAAATCTTGTAGATAGAGAAGGTAAGTTTGTTGATTGTGTAGAACCTTGGAAAGGAATACCTGTTAAGAAAGCAGATCCTAAGATTATAGAATATATGAATGAAAAAGGAATACTATATAAATCAGAAAAATTTACTCACTCTTACCCACATTGTTGGAGGTGTGATACAGCACTTTTATATTATCCAACAGATAGCTGGTTTGTAAGAATGACTTCTCTAAGAGATAAACTATTAGAAAATAATAATAAGGTTAATTGGTATCCAGATAATATTAGAACAGGAAGATTTGGAAAGTTCTTAGAGAATGTAATTGATTGGGGTATTTCAAGAGATAGATATTGGGGAACACCACTACCTATTTGGGAATGTGAATGCGGTCATAGAGAATGTATAGGAAGTATTGCAGAATTAAAAGAAAAAGGAATAAATGTACCAGAGAATATAGAGCTTCATAAGCCATATATAGATAAAGTTAAGTTAAAGTGTTCTAAGTGTGGAAAAGAAATGAAAAGAACAAAAGAAGTGATAGACTGTTGGTTTGATTCAGGATCTATGCCTTTTGCTCAACATCATTATCCATTTGAAAATAAAGAGGTATTTGAAAAAACTTTTCCAGCACAATTCATATCAGAGGCAGTGGATCAAACAAGAGGATGGTTTTATACATTAACAGCAATATCAACAGCTATATTTGATACAAATCCATTTGAAAATTGTATTGTATTAGGTCACGTTTTAGATAAACATGGATTAAAAATGTCAAAGTCTAAGGGAAATGTTGTGGATCCATTTGATGTTTTAGATAGTGTTGGGGCAGATGCTTGTAGATGGCATTTTTATACTGCAAGTGCACCATGGCTTCCTACAAGATTTTCACCTGAAGATGTAGAAGAAACTCAAAGAAAGTTTTTAAATACCTTATGGAATGTATATTCTTTCTATGTGCTTTATGCTGATATAGATAAATTTAATCCACTAGAATACAAAGATTTTGTAAGTGAAAATGTAATGGATAAATGGATTATTTCAAAATTAAATTCACTTATAAAAGATGTGGAAGCACATATGGATAATTATAGAATAACCCAAGCTGCATTGGCTATAGAGGATTTTGTAGATGAACTTTCAAATTGGTATGTAAGAAGAAATAGATCTAGATTTTGGAGTGAAAAATTAACAGAAGATAAAATAGGAGCATATGTGACATTATACAAGGTTTTAACTACATTAAGCTTGATAGCAGCTCCATTTGTACCATTTATAACAGAAGAAATTTACACTAATTTAGTTAGAGGATTAGATAAAAATGCTTCAGAAAGTGTACATTTATGCACTTGGCCTAAGTATGATGAAAACTTAATTCAGGAAGAATTAGAAAAAGAAATGGATGAAGCTTATAAAATAGTTAAACTTGGAAGAAGTGCTAGAAACTCTGTGAACATAAAGAACAGACAGCCTTTATCTTCTATGTTAGTAAGTAGTAAAACACTTCCAGAATATTATGGTCGTATTATAAAAGATGAGCTAAATATAAAGAATATTACATTTGGCGCAGACTTGTCCAGTTATGTGGAGTTTAATATAAAACCTAACTTGCCAGTACTTGGTAAGAAATATGGAAGATATATTCCGCAAATAAGGAAAGAAATTGCTTCTATGGATCAAATGGAATTAGCTCAAAAGATAAGACAAGGCGAAAAAGTAGCCATAAATATAGATGAAAATGAAATAGAATTAAATGAAGAAAACTTACTAGTAACAATGAAAGGATTAGAAGGATTTGCTTTTGCAGGAGAAGGTACTATTGGTGTAGTTTTAAATACAACTATAACTGAAGAATTAAAAGAAGAAGGGCAATTAAGAGAAATTTTAAGCAAAATTCAAAATATGAGAAAAGAAAAAGAATTTGAAGTTGCCGATAGAATTAAGTTATATGTATCTGGAAATGAAGCTTTAGAAAAAGTTGTGAAAAAATTTGAAGATAGTATAAGAAAAGAAACTATTGCAGAAGAAGTTTTATATAATAAAGATATAGAATATGTAGACTGTAAGATAAATGGAGAAGATTTTAAAATACAAGTAGAAGTTATAAAATAGTAATAATTAAAGGGCATTAAAAGTATTTAATGTCCTTTAATTATATATAATTTTTAATTTGCGTAAATAATCTTAAGCCTTGAAAAGGTTTGCTATTTTTTAGGCTATATCGTAGAATATAAGTAAAGAAAAGTGTAATTTGAATAGAAAATCAAAGAAAAACTGTATTAGGAGTTGATAATATGCCAGCATCAATAAAAGACGTAGCTAGGGAAGCTGGAGTATCTATAGCTACAGTATCAAGAGTGTTAAATGATATAGATGTAGTTAATGAAGATACTAAAAAGAAGGTATTAGCTGCAATAAAAAAATTGGGTTATAGACCTAATATAGTAGCAAGAAGTTTAAAGACTCAAAGGACAAGTACCATAGGAATAATTGTTCCAGATATATCTAATCAATTTTACCCTGAAATAGTAAGGGGAGCTGAAGATGTAGCTAATATATATGAATATAATATAATGTTATGTAATACAGATTTAGATACAGAAAAAGAGAAAGAATATTTAAGAGTATTGAAAGAAAAAATGACTGATGGAGTCCTTTATATGAGTAATTCTTTAGAAAATGAAACTGTAGAATTAATAAAAGAATTAAATATTCCTACGGTACTAGTGGAAACAACAGATGAAAATAAGGATTTCCCAAGTGTAAGTATAGATAATAAAAAAGCAGCATATGAAGCAGTGGAATATTTAATAAGTAAAGGGAATAAAACAATTGCATATATAGGTCCTAAAGATGAAAAAAATAATGCAGGTGCACTTAGATATAAGGGATATAAAGAATCTTTAGAAAAAAATAATATAAAAATAAGAGAAAGTTTAATTTATATATCTGGAATGAAAGCAGGAGATGGCTATGAAGGTATGAAACATATACTTAAAGAAGAATCCATAGATAGTGTTTTTTGTGCTAGTGATGAAATTGCCATGGGAGCAATAAATGCCCTAAGAGATAATGGATTAAAGGTGCCAGAAGATGTAGATGTAATCGGGTTTAGTAATATATATTCAGCGTCTATTTTTTATCCTAAACTTACAACTATAGCACAACCTATGTACGATATGGGGTCAGTAGGAATGAGAATGCTTATAAAAATTATAAATAAAGAACAATTGGAAAAAGAACATTATGTATTAAATTATAGTCTTATAGAAAGAGATTCATGTAAAAAATAATAAAAATTTGTTAAGAATAATAGTAACATGAAAAAACACAGCAAAAGCTGTGTTTTTTTTATGTCATGTAAAAGAAAATAATGTTATACGAAAATTTTGAAAAGAAAAACAATAAATGGTATAATTTAACACAAACACAATATATTAGTAGTTTTGATTTAAATTACTAATTTAGGGGGATATGTATGGATATAAGAAAAAATGTGAAGAATATATTCGAATATCTTTATTATTTAAAATCATTAAATGAAAAAATTACAAGAAATATTAAATACTATAAAAATACTTTTGTAGTGGATAATTTGTTGAAAGAAAAGGGTTGTACAAAAAATAATAATATAGAAGACGATTGGTGGATAAGCATAGATAAAGAATGTTTTAAAGAATATAATTTTTTATTTGATTTATATCAAAGTATTGAAAAGGAGGAAAAAATAGAGATAATATTTGGAACAGGAATATTAAAATGGGAAATTGAAAAGGAAGATATATATCATCCATTATTCATTGCAAAGATCAGTTTAGACTATAATAGTGAAGATGATAAATTTTATATTAAATTAAAGGATAAAATACAGTTAGATATACATTTTTTACAAGGAATAAATGTATATGATTACAATAATTTATTAAAAATAAAAGAAAATATTAGCATAGAGAAAATAAATCCCTTAGATTATAAAAGTATAGAATCTTATTTTAGTGAAATATTAAGTAGTTTGTATAAAAAAGATGTTAATAAATCAAGTTTGCAAGAACCCAATATAATAAAAAATAATTTAATCATAGTTAGAAACATTAATACAAATTTATGGAAGAAAGACATAAAAGATATAATACATGGATTAGATAATGGTATGGAGATACCAAAAAGTATACAAGCCTTAGCTACTGAAGAGAGATTATATGAAGACGAGAAAACAATAAAGGAATGGGAGGCTGTGGAGAAGGAACTATTATTTCCTTTGCCTATAAATGATGAGCAAGAGGAAATAGCAAGAAAAATATCTAAAGAATTTGGTGTAGTTGTACAAGGACCACCAGGAACAGGTAAAAGTCATACCATTGCTAATTTGATATGTCATTTACTAGCTCACGGTAAACGAGTGTTAGTTACTAGCGAAAAAGGAAAAGCTTTAAAAGTTTTATTAGATAAAATACCAGAAGAAATTAAAGCACTTTGTGTTAATTTAAATGGTAATGATACAAAATCTATAAAAAACTTAGAAGAATCTGTTAGGCAGATAGTAGATAATTTAGCTTTGAATCCTAGAATATTAAGTGAAGAATTAACTAAACTAAAAGATGAGCTAGAATTATGTAGATTAAATCAAAATAAGTATTTTGAAAGATTAATATACATAAACAGGAGAGAGAATATGAATATCAACTATTGTGGAGAAACATTTAAAATTAATGATATAGCAATTTGGTTAAGAGAGAATGAAAAAGATTTTTCATGGATAGAAGATGATATAGACTTAAGCAATAAAGCTCCTATATCGCAAAATGAATTTGAAAGATTAGTAGAATATAGGCGAACTATAAAAAAGGAAGAATTAGCAAAAATCAAAGATATAGGCATACTTTTAGACAAAATTCCATCATATAAGGAGTTATCTTATGCAATAAAAAAGTTTTTAGATTTAAAAAATAGATATGAATATAATTTAGATAAAGTAGATGGTTGGAATATATACAGTGATGAAGGATTTCAGTACAATAAAGTTAAAGAAGTTATCTGGGAAGGTATGGAGCTAATTGATGATTTAGAAAAATTAAAACTTATAAAAGTTATGAAAGATTATTTTAATAGCGATATTTTAAAAGCTTCAATTTCATCTATGTTATTAAATTGGAGAAGATATTCAAATCGGCTATCGGTTATAAAGAAAGAGCTAAATAGTCATAATATATCTATTCCTAAAGATGTAAATTTATATAAATTTGAAAAGGATTTTGATAAAATATATGAAGAAATAAATAAGAAAAATAAATTAAGAAAGAGTTTTTTATTCTTAAATAAAGATTGCTCATATATAATAAATGAATGTTTAGTAGATTGTAAACCTATAGACTCAATAGAACCGGCTATTATAATAAAATTATATTTTGAGCAAAATAATATAGAAAAGAGTATGATAAGCTTATGGAATAATACAATGAATATGTACAAGGAACTCTTTATAGAAGAAAGTAATGTAAATAGCATTATAATTATAGAAAATTATATAAAAAATATTCAAGGCATAGTCCATTGGGATGAAAGAATAAGAATGTCTATAAACAAATATTTAGGTAATATAAAATATCCTAGAAATTTAAAATGGACTGAAAAAAGTACACTTATTTATTTAGAAGAATGTATAGATTCTATAGAGGAAATAAACCAATATAACCAAGCTAAAACTTATTTAAATACTATGACTACTTTTTTATCACAAAAACAAGAATTTTACGATATAGTAAATGCTATAGAAGAATTAGATATATGTAAATTAAAAAACAGTTATGAATATCTCGAAGATTTAAAAGTATTGAAAAGAAAAATAGAAGAAATGAATATAATATCTAATAAATTAAAGATTGTATGTCCAAAAACATATAACAAAATTGAAAAAGGAGATTGTCAGTATTTTAAAAATTGGAATAGAGCTTGGCGATGGAGAAAATGGGATTGCTTATTAAATAAAATAAAAGAGGTAGACGAGGATAAAATTGAAGAATTATTAGAGTATGAAAAGAATAGGGAAAGAGAGATAATTAAAAATATAATATATAAGAAAACTTGGTACAATCAAATAATGAAAGTATCAGAAGATGAAAAAAGGAGTTTAATGAGTTGGTTAAATGCAGTTAAAAGAATAGGTAAGGGTAAGGGTAAATATACAGATGAATATGTAAAATTAGCTCAACAAGAAATGGAAAAGTGCAAAAATATTATACCCATTTGGATAATGCCTGTAGATAATGTTATTGAAAATATAAATGTTTTAGATAGAAAATTTGATGTAGTTATATGTGATGAAAGCAGTCAAAGTAATATTTTTTCTTTATGTGCTTTAATGAGGGGAAAAAAAGCTATAATAGTTGGAGATGAACAACAGATAAGCCCACAAGCTGTTGGAATAAACTTTGAACAAGTAAAAAACTTAGGAAATATATACTTGAAAAATATTCCGCATAAAGAGTGGTTTGATCTTCAAACAAGCCTTTATGATACAGCTTTAAGAGTATTTCCAGATAGGATTATATTAAAAGAACATTTTAGATCTCTACCAGAAATAATAGGCTTTAGCAATAAATTATGTTATTTCAATGAGATAAAAATATTAAGGCATGCAAAAAGATCAGAAAGATTATTGACACCTATAAAAACTGTTAAAGTAAATAATGGAAAGAGAGATGAAAAAAAGAGTATTAATAAAGAAGAGGCAATGTGTATAGCAAATAAAATATATGAGTGTTGCAATGATAAAAGATATAATGGAATGACAATGGGAGTTATATCTTTATTAGGAGAATGCCAAGGAGAATATATTCAGGAACTTTTAAAAGAAAAAATAGGAATACAGGAAATGATAAAGAGAAAAATAATTTGTGGAGATGCGTATTCGTTCCAAGGTGATGAAAGAGATATAATATTTTTATCTATGGTTATTGGAAACAATATGAAATTTGCGTCATTAACTAAAGAGGCAGATATAAAAAGATTTAATGTAGCAGCTAGTAGAGCTAAAAATCAAATGTGGGTATTTCACTCTGTTGATCTCAAAGACTTAAATAAAGATTGCGTAAGATATGAATTGTTAGAGTATTGCAATAACTATAAAAAATACAATGATAATAATAACAAACTAGAATATATGGAGAAGAGGGCCTTACACAAAGAAATATACAATATAATCAATTCTAAAGGTTATGAAATATATCCAAGTTCAGATGTATATGGCATAAAATCAGATTTTATAGTAGAAGGACGTAATAATAAAGTATTTATAAAATGTAAGGTACATGGAAGTGAAAAAAGGACTAGTGAAGAAATAAGAGATGAGTATAAACTAGAGCTGAAATTAAAAAATATGGGATGGAATATAATTAAAATAAGAGATTTGGATTATCATAGAAATCCTGAAAAGACTATGTTAGATTTCTTTTTAAAACTAAGTTCTTTAGATATATTGCCTAATAAAAATAATATTAAGGAAAAAATATTAATAAAAAATAAAGGGCTAAAAGCAGTTTAAATTTTAAAAATTAATCACCACTCCGATTGTTATTTCATAATATATTTTATGACTAATAATTCGGAGTGATGTTTTTTTGTTATATGCGCTAATTTTAGCAGGAGGAAAAGGAACAAGATTATATCCCCTTTCTAGAGAAAATAGACCTAAGCAGTTTTTAAAAATAATTAATAATAAAAGTTTTTTAAAAAATACGGTGGATAGAATAAAGCCATTAGTAAATATAGAAAATATATATTTAGTTACAAATGAGGCTTATTTAGAAAAAGTATACGAAGAGCTGCCTGAATTAAGTAAGGATAACATATTTTTAGAACCAGAGAATAAAGAAACGGCAACTTGTATAGGACTTTCTGCAGTTAAATTATTAAAAAAAGATAAAGATGCTGTAATGATGGTTCTTCCATCAGATCATTATATTGAAGATGAAAAAGTTTTTATGGATACTATGAAACAAGCGGTAGAAACGGTAGAAAGAAAGAGAGGATTGCTAACAATTGGAGTTAAGCCTACAAGGCCAGAAACTGGATATGGATATATTGAAGCAGGAGAAAGAATACAGGGTAGTATTGCTACTTATAAGGTAGAAAGATTTGTAGAAAAACCTAATGTAGAAGTTGCTAAGGATTTAATAATGAAAGGAAATTATCTTTGGAATAGTGGAATGTTTGTTTGGAGAGCAGATATATACTTAAGAGAGATGGAAAAATATTTACCCAAAATGTATAAAAGCATGATGAATATATACTATAATTTAGATACTGAAAAAGAGGAAGATACTATAAGAGAAGAATACAGGTTAATAGATGGAATATCTGTAGATTTTGGGATCATGCAAAAAACTAGAAAGGCCTATGTTATAAAATGTGAATTTACATGGGATGATATAGGTAGTTTTATGTCGTTATCAAGATTTTTAAAAAATTTCCGAGGAAATAATGTAGAAGGGAATGCTTTTTTGGAGCAAAGCAACAATTGTATAATTTTTAGTAAAGAAAAATTAATTATAGGCTTTGGAATAAATGATCTTATAATAGTAGATTCAGGAGATGTAATGCTTATAATGGATAAAAACAAAGATCAGGAAATAAAATATTTAGTTGATGAATTAAAATCTTCTAATAAGTTTCATAATTTTACTTAGTATATAAAGAAAGTCCTTAGATAATTTTATATATTAAGGTTATAATAAAATATATAATTTAGAATATTAAAAAATTGTTAACTATAATATACAAAGGTTTGTTTTTACAATGTAAAGGAATATAATATAGTTATACTCTAGAGTATAAATTAACAGTAAATATAAGTTATTCTTATGACATATTTAATTTGGAGGGATAAATATGAGTATTAAAGAATCCATGGAAAAAGGAATAAGGGATACTCTAATTAGCAATGCTGTTGAACTATTGAACAAAAATCCTGAAAAAAATGTAGAAAAAGTTTTTCATATAGCTAGGAAAATAGCTGGAAAAGATGAAGAAAATTTACAAAGGATTAATACTGTTTATAAATACTACAATGATATGCCGTCTATTAATGAATATGTTAATAACATATTGAAAACTACCAATAAAAATTGTCTTAACAAACTCTTTACGAATTTTTTTGGAAATGCAGTTTGGTATGGAATGCCTAAAAGAGCTAAGCTTTTAGAAGAAGAAGGAATAAAAACACCTTTTGTAATTTTAATAAGTCCTTCTATGAGATGTAACTTAAGATGCAGGGGATGCTATGCGTCAAGTTATAGCAAAGAGGATGATATAACCTATGAAGAATTGGATAGAATTATAGGAGAAGCCATTGAAATTGGCATTTATTACTTTATTATTTTAGGCGGAGAACCATTCTTTTATAAAGATTTACTAAAAATATATGAAAAATACAATGATGCTATATTTATGCCTTTTACTAATGGAACTTTATTTGATAATAAGTTATCAGATGAGATCCAAAGATTAGGGAATGTTATTCCTATGCTCTCTCTTGAAGGATTTGAAGAAGAAACAGACGCTAGAAGAGGTAAAGGCGTATT
This window of the Clostridium cochlearium genome carries:
- a CDS encoding LacI family DNA-binding transcriptional regulator is translated as MPASIKDVAREAGVSIATVSRVLNDIDVVNEDTKKKVLAAIKKLGYRPNIVARSLKTQRTSTIGIIVPDISNQFYPEIVRGAEDVANIYEYNIMLCNTDLDTEKEKEYLRVLKEKMTDGVLYMSNSLENETVELIKELNIPTVLVETTDENKDFPSVSIDNKKAAYEAVEYLISKGNKTIAYIGPKDEKNNAGALRYKGYKESLEKNNIKIRESLIYISGMKAGDGYEGMKHILKEESIDSVFCASDEIAMGAINALRDNGLKVPEDVDVIGFSNIYSASIFYPKLTTIAQPMYDMGSVGMRMLIKIINKEQLEKEHYVLNYSLIERDSCKK
- a CDS encoding radical SAM protein; this translates as MSIKESMEKGIRDTLISNAVELLNKNPEKNVEKVFHIARKIAGKDEENLQRINTVYKYYNDMPSINEYVNNILKTTNKNCLNKLFTNFFGNAVWYGMPKRAKLLEEEGIKTPFVILISPSMRCNLRCRGCYASSYSKEDDITYEELDRIIGEAIEIGIYYFIILGGEPFFYKDLLKIYEKYNDAIFMPFTNGTLFDNKLSDEIQRLGNVIPMLSLEGFEEETDARRGKGVFKKVMKSMDMLRTRGILFGVSSAVGKSNIDIVSSDEFINMLIEKGSKMSWYFIFMPVGEDPNFELMLEPEQRLYLGRRIRKIRNNKPYFAIDFFNDAPYVGGCIAGKYYCHINSKEDVEPCIFAHFATDNLKNKSLIEVFKGPFFKELIKNQPYNNNLLRPCMMIDNPQVVRDIMNKTGAKPTDKGAEMMLYDEDFKDTLDKLADEFKPYADKEWVEEFNSTGNYSMSKG
- the ileS gene encoding isoleucine--tRNA ligase, producing MYKKIDSSRSFVQMEREILDSWNKNDIVDKSFALNEEGEYFTFYDGPPTANGKPHVGHVLTRVIKDLIPRYKVMKGYRVLRKAGWDTHGLPVELEIEKKLGISGKEEIEKFGVEEFIKECKDSVFTYSSMWKDMSEKLAFWVDMENPYVTYHNDYIESVWWALKQLWDKELLYKGHKVIPYCPRCGTALSSHEVAQGYKDVKEATAFVKFKVKGEENKYILAWTTTPWTLPSNVALAINKNFDYVEVKNNDEILILAKELVNSVIDGEYEIIKEFKGEDILGLKYEQLLPFYTPEEEAFKVIHGDFVTLSDGTGIVHTAPAYGEDDNIVCKKYGLPMINLVDREGKFVDCVEPWKGIPVKKADPKIIEYMNEKGILYKSEKFTHSYPHCWRCDTALLYYPTDSWFVRMTSLRDKLLENNNKVNWYPDNIRTGRFGKFLENVIDWGISRDRYWGTPLPIWECECGHRECIGSIAELKEKGINVPENIELHKPYIDKVKLKCSKCGKEMKRTKEVIDCWFDSGSMPFAQHHYPFENKEVFEKTFPAQFISEAVDQTRGWFYTLTAISTAIFDTNPFENCIVLGHVLDKHGLKMSKSKGNVVDPFDVLDSVGADACRWHFYTASAPWLPTRFSPEDVEETQRKFLNTLWNVYSFYVLYADIDKFNPLEYKDFVSENVMDKWIISKLNSLIKDVEAHMDNYRITQAALAIEDFVDELSNWYVRRNRSRFWSEKLTEDKIGAYVTLYKVLTTLSLIAAPFVPFITEEIYTNLVRGLDKNASESVHLCTWPKYDENLIQEELEKEMDEAYKIVKLGRSARNSVNIKNRQPLSSMLVSSKTLPEYYGRIIKDELNIKNITFGADLSSYVEFNIKPNLPVLGKKYGRYIPQIRKEIASMDQMELAQKIRQGEKVAINIDENEIELNEENLLVTMKGLEGFAFAGEGTIGVVLNTTITEELKEEGQLREILSKIQNMRKEKEFEVADRIKLYVSGNEALEKVVKKFEDSIRKETIAEEVLYNKDIEYVDCKINGEDFKIQVEVIK
- a CDS encoding mannose-1-phosphate guanylyltransferase, whose product is MLYALILAGGKGTRLYPLSRENRPKQFLKIINNKSFLKNTVDRIKPLVNIENIYLVTNEAYLEKVYEELPELSKDNIFLEPENKETATCIGLSAVKLLKKDKDAVMMVLPSDHYIEDEKVFMDTMKQAVETVERKRGLLTIGVKPTRPETGYGYIEAGERIQGSIATYKVERFVEKPNVEVAKDLIMKGNYLWNSGMFVWRADIYLREMEKYLPKMYKSMMNIYYNLDTEKEEDTIREEYRLIDGISVDFGIMQKTRKAYVIKCEFTWDDIGSFMSLSRFLKNFRGNNVEGNAFLEQSNNCIIFSKEKLIIGFGINDLIIVDSGDVMLIMDKNKDQEIKYLVDELKSSNKFHNFT
- a CDS encoding AAA domain-containing protein yields the protein MDIRKNVKNIFEYLYYLKSLNEKITRNIKYYKNTFVVDNLLKEKGCTKNNNIEDDWWISIDKECFKEYNFLFDLYQSIEKEEKIEIIFGTGILKWEIEKEDIYHPLFIAKISLDYNSEDDKFYIKLKDKIQLDIHFLQGINVYDYNNLLKIKENISIEKINPLDYKSIESYFSEILSSLYKKDVNKSSLQEPNIIKNNLIIVRNINTNLWKKDIKDIIHGLDNGMEIPKSIQALATEERLYEDEKTIKEWEAVEKELLFPLPINDEQEEIARKISKEFGVVVQGPPGTGKSHTIANLICHLLAHGKRVLVTSEKGKALKVLLDKIPEEIKALCVNLNGNDTKSIKNLEESVRQIVDNLALNPRILSEELTKLKDELELCRLNQNKYFERLIYINRRENMNINYCGETFKINDIAIWLRENEKDFSWIEDDIDLSNKAPISQNEFERLVEYRRTIKKEELAKIKDIGILLDKIPSYKELSYAIKKFLDLKNRYEYNLDKVDGWNIYSDEGFQYNKVKEVIWEGMELIDDLEKLKLIKVMKDYFNSDILKASISSMLLNWRRYSNRLSVIKKELNSHNISIPKDVNLYKFEKDFDKIYEEINKKNKLRKSFLFLNKDCSYIINECLVDCKPIDSIEPAIIIKLYFEQNNIEKSMISLWNNTMNMYKELFIEESNVNSIIIIENYIKNIQGIVHWDERIRMSINKYLGNIKYPRNLKWTEKSTLIYLEECIDSIEEINQYNQAKTYLNTMTTFLSQKQEFYDIVNAIEELDICKLKNSYEYLEDLKVLKRKIEEMNIISNKLKIVCPKTYNKIEKGDCQYFKNWNRAWRWRKWDCLLNKIKEVDEDKIEELLEYEKNREREIIKNIIYKKTWYNQIMKVSEDEKRSLMSWLNAVKRIGKGKGKYTDEYVKLAQQEMEKCKNIIPIWIMPVDNVIENINVLDRKFDVVICDESSQSNIFSLCALMRGKKAIIVGDEQQISPQAVGINFEQVKNLGNIYLKNIPHKEWFDLQTSLYDTALRVFPDRIILKEHFRSLPEIIGFSNKLCYFNEIKILRHAKRSERLLTPIKTVKVNNGKRDEKKSINKEEAMCIANKIYECCNDKRYNGMTMGVISLLGECQGEYIQELLKEKIGIQEMIKRKIICGDAYSFQGDERDIIFLSMVIGNNMKFASLTKEADIKRFNVAASRAKNQMWVFHSVDLKDLNKDCVRYELLEYCNNYKKYNDNNNKLEYMEKRALHKEIYNIINSKGYEIYPSSDVYGIKSDFIVEGRNNKVFIKCKVHGSEKRTSEEIRDEYKLELKLKNMGWNIIKIRDLDYHRNPEKTMLDFFLKLSSLDILPNKNNIKEKILIKNKGLKAV